In Bacteroidales bacterium, the following are encoded in one genomic region:
- the gatD gene encoding Glu-tRNA(Gln) amidotransferase subunit GatD, whose protein sequence is PTGYNIGIDIKTILEMEETGYKKANYKIPEKEFPYTKNLPNVKLFGTGGTIASRLDYRTGAVIPAFSPGELYGAVPELADICNLTTEKIFAVFSENMGPKQYIALAKAIGREIENGVDGIVIGHGTDTLHHTGAALTFMVQNPPVPIVLVGSQRSSDRPSSDAALNLMHATTAAGHGDIAEVMVCMFGPTSDEYGLLHKGTRVRKMHSSYRSTFRTIGDIPLAMVNRKGLTPLKKDYHHRRKDNNVIIKPYFSDKVTMLYYYPAMKPDILHAIIDQGYKGVVIVGTGLGHVNKELYPAIERAHAEGVSMFMTLQTIWGYVHMFVYDTGRDMMAKGIIPTGNMLPEVAFIKLGWALGQTEDPEEVKKLMLTPINDDITEREPYNGYLVYQGGIPEVEAFVRKVHK, encoded by the coding sequence TCCAACCGGCTACAACATTGGGATTGACATCAAAACCATCCTCGAGATGGAGGAGACCGGCTACAAAAAAGCCAACTACAAAATCCCTGAAAAAGAGTTTCCATACACCAAAAACCTTCCGAATGTCAAGTTGTTCGGAACGGGCGGAACCATTGCCTCCCGGCTCGACTACCGCACCGGCGCTGTAATTCCTGCATTTTCGCCGGGAGAATTGTACGGCGCCGTTCCCGAGCTGGCCGACATCTGCAACCTGACCACCGAAAAAATCTTCGCCGTTTTCAGCGAAAACATGGGTCCAAAACAGTACATTGCATTAGCCAAAGCCATTGGGCGCGAGATTGAAAATGGAGTGGATGGCATCGTGATTGGACACGGAACCGACACCTTGCATCATACTGGCGCTGCGCTCACTTTTATGGTTCAAAACCCACCTGTACCCATCGTCCTCGTTGGATCACAACGCTCATCCGACCGCCCGAGCAGCGACGCCGCACTCAACCTGATGCACGCCACGACTGCAGCCGGCCACGGTGACATTGCCGAGGTGATGGTGTGCATGTTTGGGCCAACATCCGATGAGTACGGACTGCTTCATAAAGGAACGCGGGTAAGAAAGATGCACTCATCCTACAGGTCAACGTTCAGAACGATTGGCGATATTCCACTGGCTATGGTGAACCGCAAAGGATTAACCCCACTCAAAAAAGACTACCACCACCGCCGTAAGGACAACAATGTGATCATCAAACCCTATTTTAGCGACAAAGTGACCATGCTCTATTATTATCCGGCCATGAAACCCGACATCCTGCACGCCATTATTGACCAGGGTTACAAAGGTGTTGTGATTGTAGGCACCGGCCTGGGACATGTGAACAAGGAGCTATACCCGGCTATCGAACGTGCACATGCCGAAGGTGTTAGTATGTTCATGACATTGCAGACAATCTGGGGCTATGTGCATATGTTTGTTTACGACACCGGCCGCGATATGATGGCCAAAGGGATCATCCCAACAGGAAACATGTTGCCCGAAGTTGCTTTTATCAAACTGGGCTGGGCACTTGGCCAAACCGAGGACCCGGAAGAAGTGAAAAAGCTGATGCTCACCCCAATCAACGACGACATTACCGAGCGCGAGCCATACAATGGCTACCTGGTCTATCAGGGCGGTATTCCCGAAGTGGAAGCTTTTGTGAGGAAGGTGCATAAGTAG